One region of Anaeromyxobacter paludicola genomic DNA includes:
- a CDS encoding methyl-accepting chemotaxis protein: MFANRLSRLNLGKKVVAGFCIAIGISGIVGAVGYGSAAGVRDRLESVGGLQLPSVSAIGQIQTAEQEAVRGLNALQIERLGAGKYHESAFGLVGHSLKSIEEAQVAYEKLSHSPEALQKWAVLKEKVAAWRPLVLATVDAVKERDRLVASGLPAGDASLGAADRRLYDAWLSMREALDPLDAALEDLSTLIRAHAEEAREQGHATAARSAAVMLAAILLGSALMLGLGLWIARSIGRALTALTAEAAKLRDAVADGRLSVRGDLAAVEPEFQPIVAGINATLDAYAKPIALTAGCLERIAKGDIPARITESYRGDFDAIRNDLNTCIDAVNALVADADALAEAAVQGRLATRADASRHQGDFARIVEGVNRTIATLVGHLEAMPAPALIIDREFTIRYMNATGAKVIGRPADQLVGTKCYDGFKTADCHTDRCACARAMQTGQTATSETEAHPNGATLQIGYSGVPVKDRAGAVVGAFEVVADQTETKRGMAVARKVADYQAAEAARLTTALERLAHGDLALELQVAAGDADTAAARQVFAGITASLRQSASAVGALVADVKGLSRATVEGQLGARADVSRHEGEFKAVVQGVNETLEAIVTPFRIIAEDCERISHGDIPPLRTNAVKGDIVAMQQSLNRCITAVNALVADAKALSRAAVEGRLAERAEVTKHEGAFREALQGVNATLDAVLAPIGEATAVLERLAERDLTARMKGDYQGDHARVQTALNATAQALDEALSQVSQSVGQVSSAASQIASSSQAVASGASEQAASLEETTASLDSVAAMARSSAEHAGQASALATSARGQATEGAAAMSQMQVAMDQIRASAEGTSAIIRDINEIAFQTNLLALNAAVEAARAGEAGRGFAVVAEEVRSLALRSKEAAQKTEALIQQSVKQAAQGAETSRHVSAKLGEIVGGIGKVTDIVAEIAAAAKEQSAGIEQLHKAVSEMDKVTQQNAASSEESSSAASELSGQSEELAAMVGAFRLGAAGGKPRAAAGPAPALRPVPAAARAPERIALKPEEVFPLEEGGAFTADF, encoded by the coding sequence ATGTTCGCGAACCGGCTGTCGAGGCTGAACCTGGGGAAGAAGGTGGTGGCGGGCTTCTGCATCGCCATCGGCATCAGCGGGATCGTCGGGGCCGTCGGGTACGGCAGCGCCGCCGGCGTGCGCGACCGGCTCGAGTCGGTCGGCGGGCTGCAGCTCCCGAGCGTGAGCGCCATCGGCCAGATCCAGACGGCCGAGCAGGAGGCCGTGCGCGGCCTCAACGCCCTCCAGATCGAGCGGCTCGGGGCGGGCAAGTATCACGAGTCCGCCTTCGGGCTCGTGGGGCACTCGCTGAAGTCCATCGAGGAGGCGCAGGTCGCCTACGAGAAGCTCTCGCACTCCCCGGAGGCCCTCCAGAAGTGGGCCGTGCTGAAGGAGAAGGTCGCCGCCTGGCGCCCGCTCGTGCTCGCCACCGTGGACGCGGTGAAGGAGCGCGACCGGCTGGTCGCGTCGGGGCTCCCGGCGGGAGACGCGAGCCTGGGCGCCGCCGATCGCAGGCTCTACGACGCCTGGCTCTCCATGCGCGAGGCGCTCGACCCGCTCGACGCGGCGCTGGAGGATCTCTCGACGCTCATCCGGGCTCACGCCGAGGAGGCGCGGGAGCAAGGGCACGCGACCGCGGCCCGCTCCGCCGCCGTGATGCTGGCGGCGATCCTGCTCGGCTCGGCGCTCATGCTCGGCCTCGGGCTCTGGATCGCCCGCTCCATCGGCCGCGCCCTCACCGCCCTCACCGCCGAGGCGGCGAAGCTGCGCGACGCGGTGGCCGACGGGCGGCTCTCGGTGCGCGGGGACCTCGCCGCCGTCGAGCCCGAGTTCCAGCCCATCGTGGCCGGCATCAACGCGACCCTCGACGCCTACGCGAAGCCCATCGCGCTCACCGCCGGCTGCCTGGAGCGGATCGCGAAGGGGGACATCCCGGCGCGCATCACCGAGTCGTACCGGGGCGACTTCGACGCCATCCGGAACGACCTCAACACCTGCATCGACGCCGTGAACGCGCTCGTGGCCGACGCCGACGCGCTCGCCGAGGCGGCGGTCCAGGGGCGCCTCGCCACGCGCGCCGACGCCTCCCGCCACCAGGGCGACTTCGCCCGGATCGTGGAGGGCGTGAACCGGACCATCGCCACGCTGGTGGGCCACCTCGAGGCGATGCCCGCCCCGGCGCTGATCATCGATCGCGAGTTCACCATCCGGTACATGAACGCCACCGGCGCCAAGGTGATCGGCCGCCCGGCGGACCAGCTCGTGGGCACCAAGTGCTACGACGGGTTCAAGACCGCCGACTGCCACACCGACCGCTGCGCCTGCGCCCGCGCCATGCAGACCGGCCAGACGGCCACCAGCGAGACCGAGGCGCACCCGAACGGCGCCACGCTGCAGATCGGCTACTCGGGCGTGCCGGTGAAGGACCGCGCCGGCGCGGTGGTCGGCGCCTTCGAGGTCGTGGCCGACCAGACCGAGACGAAGCGCGGCATGGCGGTCGCGCGGAAGGTGGCCGACTACCAGGCGGCCGAGGCGGCCCGGCTCACCACCGCGCTCGAGCGGCTGGCGCACGGCGACCTCGCGCTCGAGCTGCAGGTGGCCGCGGGCGACGCCGACACCGCCGCCGCGCGGCAGGTCTTCGCCGGCATCACCGCCTCGCTGCGCCAGAGCGCGTCGGCGGTGGGCGCGCTCGTCGCCGACGTGAAGGGGCTCTCCCGCGCGACGGTGGAGGGCCAGCTCGGCGCCCGGGCCGACGTCTCCCGGCACGAGGGCGAGTTCAAGGCGGTGGTGCAGGGGGTGAACGAGACGCTCGAGGCGATCGTGACGCCGTTCCGGATCATCGCCGAGGACTGCGAGCGGATCTCGCACGGCGACATCCCGCCGCTCCGCACCAACGCGGTGAAGGGCGACATCGTGGCGATGCAGCAGAGCCTCAACCGCTGCATCACCGCGGTGAACGCGCTCGTGGCCGACGCGAAGGCGCTGTCGCGGGCGGCCGTGGAGGGCCGGCTCGCCGAGCGGGCCGAGGTGACGAAGCACGAGGGGGCCTTCCGCGAGGCCCTCCAGGGCGTGAACGCCACGCTCGACGCGGTGCTGGCGCCCATCGGCGAGGCCACGGCGGTGCTGGAGCGGCTCGCCGAGCGCGACCTCACCGCCCGGATGAAGGGCGACTACCAGGGCGACCACGCCCGCGTGCAGACGGCCCTCAACGCCACCGCCCAGGCGCTCGACGAGGCGCTCTCGCAGGTGTCGCAGTCGGTGGGCCAGGTGTCCTCCGCGGCGAGCCAGATCGCGTCGTCCTCGCAGGCGGTCGCGAGCGGCGCCTCGGAGCAGGCGGCCTCGCTCGAGGAGACCACCGCCAGCCTCGACTCGGTGGCGGCGATGGCGCGCAGCAGCGCCGAGCACGCCGGCCAGGCGAGCGCGCTCGCGACGAGCGCGAGGGGTCAGGCCACCGAGGGCGCGGCGGCGATGTCGCAGATGCAGGTGGCGATGGATCAGATCCGGGCCTCGGCCGAGGGCACGAGCGCCATCATCCGCGACATCAACGAGATCGCCTTCCAGACCAACCTGCTCGCCCTCAACGCGGCGGTGGAGGCGGCGCGGGCCGGCGAGGCGGGGCGCGGCTTCGCGGTGGTGGCCGAGGAGGTGCGGTCGCTCGCGCTCCGGAGCAAGGAGGCGGCGCAGAAGACCGAGGCGCTCATCCAGCAGTCGGTGAAGCAGGCGGCGCAGGGCGCCGAGACCTCGCGCCACGTCTCGGCGAAGCTGGGCGAGATCGTGGGCGGCATCGGGAAGGTGACCGACATCGTGGCCGAGATCGCCGCCGCGGCGAAGGAGCAGTCGGCCGGCATCGAGCAGCTCCACAAGGCGGTCTCGGAGATGGACAAGGTGACGCAGCAGAACGCCGCCAGCTCCGAGGAGTCGTCCTCGGCGGCGAGCGAGCTCTCCGGGCAGTCGGAGGAGCTCGCCGCCATGGTCGGCGCCTTCAGGCTCGGGGCGGCCGGCGGCAAGCCGCGCGCTGCCGCGGGCCCCGCGCCGGCGCTCCGCCCCGTCCCCGCCGCCGCGCGCGCGCCGGAGCGGATCGCGCTGAAGCCGGAGGAGGTCTTCCCGCTCGAGGAGGGCGGGGCCTTCACCGCGGACTTCTAG
- a CDS encoding methyl-accepting chemotaxis protein — MFGKLKLGGKVVAGFGVAIAISLIVGGVSYWSAGRISAQLENVAAAKLPSVGALGVFDGSIHEVIRGLNVLQMRQLGHGELHRAGYGFVEDGLQDIADAQKTFEEVQHTEAGLKMWAGIQERYRAWAPLVDRTVEAARERDKLIAAGHGPSDPVVVEADRRELEAWSAQRAAAAPLQLELGRLVAKTRTDAEKVREEGRRAAATGSLLMAVAIAAGAALMLGLGLWIARSIRRTLAALSAESGKLRDAVTDGRLSVRAEPSAVEPEFRPIVEGANAIMDAYARPLALASGTLDRIAHGDIPDRIAEASRGDFNAITENLNTCIDAVNALVRDADALAEAAVQGRLSARADPKRHRGDFARVVEGMNRTLATLVGHIDAMPAPAMIVDRELTIQFMNATGAKVIGRPADQLVGTKCYDGFRTSDCHTERCACARAMSTGQTASSETEARPNGQVLQIGYSGVPVRDGAGAVIGAFEVVADQTAVKRSMAVAQKVAGYQAAEAARLTTALERLAQGNLDLALEVTPGDADTAHAQEVFAGIAASLKQSAAAVGALVNDVKALARAAQEGQLGVRAEAGRHQGEFRAVAQGVNDTLDGIVTPFRTIAEYCERISRGDIPPLRTGKVKGDIVAMQQSLNRCITAVSGLVADTKALSQAAVEGRLAERADASRHEGAFREALQGVNATLDAVLAPIGEATAVLERLAERDLTARMKGDYRGDHARVQTALDATAQALEEALSQVSQSVAQVSSAASQIASSSQAVASGASEQAASLEETTASLDSVAGMARSSADHAGQASALAAAAKGAAVEGAAAMSQMQSAMDKIRASAEGTGAIIRDINEIAFQTNLLALNAAVEAARAGEAGRGFAVVAEEVRSLAMRSKEAAQKTEELIRQSVAQATEGAQTSRQVSGKFGEIVGSIGKVTDIVAEIAAAAKEQSAGIEQLHKAVSEMDKVTQQNAASSEESSSAASELSGQSEELAAMVGAFRLEAARVRSRPAAGAADRALPAAARAPERIALKPEEVFPLEEDGTFTADF, encoded by the coding sequence ATGTTCGGGAAGCTCAAGCTGGGCGGCAAGGTGGTGGCCGGGTTCGGCGTCGCGATCGCGATCAGCCTGATCGTCGGCGGGGTGAGCTACTGGAGCGCCGGGCGCATCTCCGCCCAGCTCGAGAACGTCGCCGCCGCCAAGCTCCCCTCGGTGGGCGCGCTCGGGGTGTTCGACGGGTCGATCCACGAGGTGATCCGCGGGCTGAACGTCCTGCAGATGCGGCAGCTCGGCCACGGCGAGCTCCACCGGGCGGGCTACGGCTTCGTGGAGGACGGGCTCCAGGACATCGCCGACGCCCAGAAGACCTTCGAGGAGGTGCAGCACACCGAGGCGGGCCTGAAGATGTGGGCCGGGATCCAGGAGCGCTACCGCGCCTGGGCGCCGCTGGTGGACCGCACCGTGGAGGCCGCGCGCGAGCGCGACAAGCTGATCGCCGCCGGCCACGGTCCCTCCGATCCCGTGGTGGTCGAGGCGGACCGCCGGGAGCTCGAGGCCTGGAGCGCCCAGCGGGCGGCCGCGGCCCCGCTGCAGCTGGAGCTGGGCAGGCTCGTCGCGAAGACCCGGACCGACGCGGAGAAGGTGCGCGAGGAGGGGCGCCGCGCGGCCGCCACCGGGAGCCTGCTCATGGCCGTGGCGATCGCGGCGGGCGCCGCGCTGATGCTGGGGCTCGGCCTCTGGATCGCCCGCTCGATCCGGCGCACCCTCGCCGCGCTGTCGGCGGAGTCGGGCAAGCTGCGCGACGCGGTGACGGACGGCCGGCTCTCGGTGCGCGCCGAGCCCTCGGCGGTGGAGCCGGAGTTCCGGCCCATCGTCGAGGGGGCCAACGCCATCATGGACGCCTACGCGCGCCCCCTCGCGCTCGCGTCGGGCACCCTGGACCGGATCGCCCACGGCGACATCCCCGACCGGATCGCCGAGGCGTCCCGGGGCGACTTCAACGCCATCACCGAGAACCTCAACACCTGCATCGACGCGGTGAACGCGCTGGTCCGGGACGCCGACGCGCTGGCCGAGGCGGCGGTGCAGGGGCGGCTGTCCGCCCGCGCCGACCCGAAGCGGCACCGGGGCGACTTCGCCCGCGTGGTGGAGGGCATGAACCGGACCCTGGCGACGCTGGTGGGCCACATCGACGCCATGCCGGCCCCGGCCATGATCGTGGACCGCGAGCTCACCATCCAGTTCATGAACGCCACCGGCGCCAAGGTGATCGGCCGCCCGGCGGACCAGCTCGTGGGCACGAAGTGCTACGACGGGTTCAGGACCAGCGACTGCCACACCGAGCGCTGCGCCTGCGCCCGGGCCATGTCGACCGGTCAGACGGCCTCGAGCGAGACCGAGGCCCGGCCCAACGGCCAGGTGCTCCAGATCGGCTACAGCGGCGTGCCGGTCCGCGACGGCGCGGGCGCGGTGATCGGCGCCTTCGAGGTGGTCGCGGACCAGACCGCGGTGAAGCGCTCCATGGCCGTGGCCCAGAAGGTGGCCGGGTACCAGGCCGCCGAGGCGGCGCGGCTCACCACGGCGCTGGAGCGGCTGGCGCAGGGCAACCTGGACCTCGCGCTGGAGGTGACGCCCGGCGACGCCGACACGGCGCACGCGCAGGAGGTGTTCGCCGGCATCGCGGCCTCGTTGAAGCAGAGCGCCGCGGCGGTGGGGGCGCTGGTCAACGACGTGAAGGCGCTCGCCCGGGCCGCGCAGGAGGGCCAACTCGGCGTGCGGGCCGAGGCCGGCCGCCACCAGGGCGAGTTCCGCGCCGTGGCGCAGGGCGTGAACGACACCCTCGACGGCATCGTGACGCCCTTCCGGACCATCGCCGAGTACTGCGAGCGGATCTCGCGCGGCGACATCCCGCCGCTCCGGACCGGGAAGGTGAAGGGCGACATCGTCGCGATGCAGCAGAGCCTCAACCGCTGCATCACCGCCGTGAGCGGGCTCGTCGCCGACACGAAGGCGCTCTCGCAGGCGGCGGTCGAGGGGCGGCTCGCGGAGCGGGCCGACGCCTCCCGTCACGAGGGAGCCTTCCGCGAGGCCCTCCAGGGCGTGAACGCCACGCTCGACGCGGTGCTGGCGCCCATCGGCGAGGCCACGGCGGTGCTGGAGCGGCTCGCCGAGCGCGACCTCACCGCCCGGATGAAGGGCGACTACCGCGGCGATCACGCCCGGGTCCAGACGGCGCTCGACGCCACCGCCCAGGCGCTGGAGGAGGCGCTCTCGCAGGTGTCGCAGTCGGTCGCGCAGGTGTCGAGCGCGGCGAGCCAGATCGCGTCGTCCTCGCAGGCGGTGGCGAGCGGCGCCTCGGAGCAGGCGGCCTCGCTCGAGGAGACCACCGCCAGCCTCGACTCGGTGGCGGGCATGGCCCGCTCGAGCGCCGATCACGCCGGGCAGGCCAGCGCCCTCGCCGCGGCCGCCAAGGGGGCGGCGGTGGAGGGCGCGGCGGCGATGTCGCAGATGCAGTCCGCCATGGACAAGATCCGGGCCTCCGCCGAGGGCACCGGGGCCATCATCCGCGACATCAACGAGATCGCCTTCCAGACCAACCTGCTCGCCCTCAACGCGGCGGTGGAGGCGGCGCGGGCCGGCGAGGCGGGGCGCGGCTTCGCGGTGGTGGCCGAGGAGGTGCGGTCGCTCGCCATGCGCAGCAAGGAGGCGGCCCAGAAGACCGAGGAGCTGATCCGGCAGAGCGTGGCCCAGGCCACGGAGGGCGCCCAGACCTCCCGCCAGGTCTCGGGCAAGTTCGGGGAGATCGTGGGCTCGATCGGGAAGGTGACCGACATCGTGGCCGAGATCGCCGCCGCGGCGAAGGAGCAGTCGGCCGGGATCGAGCAGCTCCACAAGGCGGTCTCCGAGATGGACAAGGTGACGCAGCAGAACGCCGCCAGCTCCGAGGAGTCGTCCTCCGCGGCGAGCGAGCTCTCGGGGCAGTCGGAGGAGCTCGCCGCGATGGTCGGGGCGTTCCGGCTCGAGGCGGCCCGCGTCAGGAGCCGCCCGGCCGCGGGCGCCGCCGACCGCGCCCTCCCCGCCGCCGCGCGCGCGCCGGAGCGGATCGCGCTGAAGCCGGAGGAGGTCTTCCCGCTTGAGGAGGACGGGACGTTCACGGCGGACTTCTAG
- a CDS encoding polyprenyl synthetase family protein, which translates to MRSSEQAILSQLDASAERGARPERAQAALQEVPRLGEELMALEQQLSRATADAEETLKAAARHLVLAGGKRIRPTVTLLACGACGGELATAVPFAVAAELTHSATLLHDDVIDDGPMRRGQPTSRVIWGNAVSVLTGDWLLTRALELVAEQHARPAALPALLATMRRLVEGEVLQLSLRGSFEATERDYFDVVEGKTASLFGWSAAAGAWAAGIRGEVPRALGVFGEGIGIAFQLVDDALDYAAAPELLGKRLGTDLLEGKATLPLIRACEAEPLLRQRLSALVEGKAEAHDVAGDVIEAVKRSGGVEAARAIAREHTGRAMAALERVPDGVHRRAIAEAAQQLTERAF; encoded by the coding sequence ATGCGCAGCTCCGAGCAGGCCATCCTGTCCCAGCTGGACGCCAGCGCCGAGCGCGGGGCGCGCCCCGAGCGCGCGCAGGCGGCCCTGCAGGAGGTGCCGCGCCTCGGCGAGGAGCTGATGGCCCTCGAGCAGCAGCTCTCGCGCGCCACCGCCGACGCCGAGGAGACGCTCAAGGCCGCCGCCCGCCACCTGGTGCTCGCCGGCGGCAAGCGCATCCGGCCCACCGTCACCCTGCTCGCCTGCGGCGCCTGCGGCGGGGAGCTCGCGACCGCGGTGCCGTTCGCGGTGGCCGCGGAGCTCACCCACTCGGCGACGCTCCTGCACGACGACGTGATCGACGACGGCCCGATGCGCCGGGGCCAGCCGACCTCGCGCGTCATCTGGGGCAACGCGGTCTCGGTGCTCACCGGCGACTGGCTCCTCACCCGCGCGCTCGAGCTGGTGGCCGAGCAGCACGCCCGGCCGGCCGCGCTCCCGGCGCTGCTCGCCACCATGCGCCGGCTCGTCGAGGGCGAGGTGCTGCAGCTCTCGCTCCGCGGGAGCTTCGAGGCCACCGAGCGCGACTACTTCGACGTGGTCGAGGGCAAGACCGCCTCGCTCTTCGGCTGGAGCGCCGCCGCCGGCGCCTGGGCGGCCGGGATCCGCGGCGAGGTGCCGCGCGCCCTCGGCGTCTTCGGCGAGGGGATCGGCATCGCCTTCCAGCTCGTGGACGACGCGCTCGACTACGCCGCCGCGCCCGAGCTGCTCGGCAAGCGGCTCGGCACGGACCTGCTCGAGGGCAAGGCCACCCTGCCCCTCATCCGCGCCTGCGAGGCCGAGCCGCTCCTGCGGCAGCGCCTCTCGGCGCTGGTCGAGGGCAAGGCCGAGGCCCACGACGTCGCCGGCGACGTCATCGAGGCCGTGAAGCGCTCCGGCGGCGTGGAGGCCGCCCGCGCCATCGCCCGCGAGCACACCGGCCGCGCCATGGCCGCCCTCGAGCGCGTGCCCGACGGCGTCCACCGCCGCGCCATCGCCGAGGCGGCGCAGCAGCTCACCGAGCGGGCGTTCTGA